One window from the genome of Pseudonocardia hierapolitana encodes:
- a CDS encoding VOC family protein has translation MKMLLELVPVPVADIDRAKEFYVGAGFTVDVDVEPAEGVRVCQLTPPGSACSITLTKGLPSLADAAPGSLRGLHLVVADAAVARDELARRGVPVGEIDEHPQGIKYVPFSDPDGNTWVLQEMPWRAGDFASSPE, from the coding sequence ATGAAGATGCTGCTCGAGCTCGTCCCCGTGCCGGTCGCCGACATCGACCGCGCCAAGGAGTTCTACGTCGGCGCGGGGTTCACCGTCGACGTCGACGTGGAGCCGGCCGAGGGGGTGCGGGTCTGCCAGCTCACCCCGCCCGGCTCGGCCTGCTCCATCACGCTGACCAAGGGCCTGCCCTCCCTCGCCGACGCGGCCCCCGGGTCGCTGCGGGGCCTGCACCTCGTCGTCGCCGACGCGGCGGTGGCGCGGGACGAGCTCGCCCGCCGCGGCGTGCCCGTCGGGGAGATCGACGAGCACCCCCAGGGGATCAAGTACGTCCCGTTCAGCGACCCGGACGGCAACACGTGGGTGCTGCAGGAGATGCCGTGGCGGGCGGGCGACTTCGCGTCGTCACCCGAGTGA
- a CDS encoding dihydrofolate reductase family protein has product MGKVVVQATMSLDGFIAYPSGGVGPLFDWYRNGDVEFHDNERTYRVSAASAEYLRSAWSNVGPGVMGRRLFDLTDGWGGTPAVGDAAFVVTHRVPTEWIDAHPDAPFTFVTDGVESAIAKAQAVAGGRVVSLTAGDMTGQALAAGLVDELRVDLVPVLLGTGVRYFGGFTGAEHLLENPTVVQGDRVTHLHYRVRKEAP; this is encoded by the coding sequence ATGGGCAAGGTCGTCGTCCAGGCGACGATGTCGCTGGACGGGTTCATCGCGTACCCGTCAGGCGGGGTCGGGCCGCTGTTCGACTGGTACCGCAACGGCGACGTCGAGTTCCACGACAACGAGCGGACCTACCGGGTCTCCGCGGCGAGCGCCGAGTACCTGCGCTCGGCGTGGAGCAACGTCGGGCCCGGCGTGATGGGCAGACGCCTGTTCGACCTGACCGACGGCTGGGGTGGGACTCCCGCGGTCGGCGACGCCGCCTTCGTCGTGACGCACCGGGTGCCGACCGAGTGGATCGATGCCCACCCGGACGCCCCGTTCACGTTCGTCACCGACGGGGTGGAGAGCGCGATCGCGAAGGCGCAGGCGGTGGCGGGCGGCCGCGTCGTGTCGCTCACCGCGGGGGACATGACCGGGCAGGCCCTCGCCGCCGGGCTCGTCGACGAGCTGCGCGTGGACCTGGTGCCGGTGCTGCTGGGCACGGGCGTGCGCTACTTCGGCGGCTTCACCGGCGCCGAGCACCTGCTGGAGAACCCCACGGTCGTGCAAGGCGACCGCGTGACCCACCTGCATTACCGCGTGCGCAAGGAGGCGCCATGA